A stretch of the Bacteroidota bacterium genome encodes the following:
- a CDS encoding T9SS type A sorting domain-containing protein: protein MMKTTIKNLMSLAAFIGFTLTTYAQTQKGLAINGEAVDDNSGWSVSMPDANTIAIGAMNNDGSGTNAGHVRVFLWNGSAWVQKGSDIDGEAANDASGFYVNMPDANTVAIGASGNDGSGTNAGHVRIFTWSGTAWVQKGSDINGEAANDSFGYSLNMPDANTIAIGATENDAAGTNAGHVRIFSWSGSTWVQKGIDIDGEASDDNFGRSVSMPDANTVAIGALYNDGAGTDAGHVRIFTWSGSSWIQKGIDIDGEAAGDFSGVAVSMPDANTLAVGASDNDGSGASAGHARIFTWSGSAWIQKGNDIDGEAPGDLSGRIVSMPDANTIAIGAYANDGIGTSAGHARIYGWNSTAWVQIGMDIDGLTAGDLAGRSVSMPDANTLAVGSPYFDIPGANAGQARIFSLPTLGVNETSFTSLVSIYPNPTSGELQITSKNFGTALQAIYLYNVLGEEVYSTTVPTNSIKLDLSHYTKGVYLVTIITNHERITQRILVN from the coding sequence ATGATGAAAACAACTATTAAAAATCTCATGAGTTTGGCGGCATTTATAGGTTTTACACTTACTACCTATGCGCAAACACAAAAAGGATTAGCTATTAATGGCGAAGCTGTTGATGACAATTCAGGATGGTCAGTCAGCATGCCAGATGCAAATACTATTGCCATTGGAGCGATGAACAATGATGGTTCAGGAACTAATGCAGGCCATGTAAGAGTTTTTTTATGGAATGGCTCTGCGTGGGTTCAAAAAGGCAGTGATATTGATGGAGAGGCTGCCAACGATGCTTCCGGCTTTTATGTTAACATGCCAGATGCCAATACAGTTGCCATTGGAGCCTCGGGTAATGATGGTTCGGGAACCAATGCAGGTCATGTAAGAATCTTCACATGGAGTGGCACAGCTTGGGTGCAAAAAGGAAGTGATATTAATGGGGAAGCGGCCAATGATAGCTTTGGCTATTCTTTAAACATGCCCGATGCAAATACAATTGCTATTGGTGCTACAGAAAATGATGCTGCTGGTACCAATGCAGGACATGTGCGAATTTTTTCTTGGAGTGGTTCAACCTGGGTTCAAAAAGGTATTGATATAGATGGTGAAGCTTCCGATGATAATTTTGGACGATCAGTGAGCATGCCCGATGCAAATACCGTTGCTATTGGTGCTTTGTACAATGATGGCGCAGGAACAGATGCAGGCCATGTAAGAATATTTACCTGGAGTGGTTCTTCTTGGATTCAGAAAGGGATTGACATTGATGGAGAAGCTGCTGGTGATTTTTCAGGGGTTGCTGTTAGCATGCCTGATGCTAATACTTTAGCTGTTGGAGCAAGTGATAATGATGGTTCAGGTGCAAGCGCAGGTCACGCAAGAATCTTCACCTGGAGTGGTTCTGCTTGGATTCAAAAAGGAAATGATATTGATGGAGAAGCTCCCGGTGATTTATCAGGACGTATCGTAAGTATGCCCGATGCAAACACTATTGCTATTGGTGCATATGCAAATGACGGAATCGGCACATCTGCAGGCCATGCACGAATTTATGGATGGAACTCAACAGCTTGGGTGCAAATCGGGATGGATATTGATGGTTTAACTGCGGGTGATTTAGCAGGCCGATCAGTGAGCATGCCCGATGCGAATACTTTGGCTGTTGGATCGCCCTACTTTGATATTCCAGGAGCAAATGCAGGGCAGGCAAGAATTTTTTCTCTACCCACCCTTGGAGTAAACGAAACCTCATTCACTTCCTTAGTCAGCATATATCCAAATCCTACGAGCGGTGAACTGCAAATAACTAGCAAAAACTTTGGTACTGCACTGCAAGCTATTTATTTATATAACGTGTTAGGCGAAGAAGTATATTCTACAACGGTACCAACCAACTCCATAAAACTTGATTTGAGCCATTACACCAAGGGTGTTTATTTGGTTACTATCATTACAAATCATGAACGAATAACACAACGCATTTTGGTGAATTAA
- a CDS encoding MFS transporter, which yields MTEAKAAPIKFTSYQVLVITLLALTQFTVVLDFMVMSPLGDMLMKQMDLTTTQFGISVGAYAISAFLSGILTAGFADRFDRKKLLLFFYMGFILGTLFCGLSSNYIMLLAARIITGLFGGVIGSISMAIVADLFPIQQRGRVMGFMQMGFGASQVLGIPISLYLSNHWGWESPFFMIVGMATLVLVILVLKLQPITAHLDGKSENNAFQHLWNTIKNRNYRIGFLTTALLSLGGFMMMPWGSAFAINNLKVTNEQLPILFMVAGIATLLIMPIIGKMSDKLNKMTIFTFASIWMILVVVIYTNMGPTSLWLVIIVNITMMIGIMGRMVPSMALVTALPEMHDRGAFMSINSSLQQLAGGIASIIGGLIVVQQTKTSPLEHYNTLGYVVVVFAVLNIFMLQRVSKLAKVK from the coding sequence ATGACAGAAGCAAAAGCAGCACCCATAAAATTCACATCCTACCAAGTATTAGTAATTACACTTTTAGCATTAACACAATTTACTGTTGTGCTCGATTTTATGGTTATGTCGCCTTTGGGTGATATGCTCATGAAGCAGATGGATTTAACCACAACCCAATTCGGTATTTCCGTTGGAGCCTATGCTATCAGCGCTTTCCTTTCAGGAATATTAACCGCAGGATTTGCTGATCGGTTCGATAGAAAAAAGCTACTCTTGTTTTTTTACATGGGATTCATTTTAGGCACCTTGTTTTGTGGATTATCATCAAATTATATCATGCTATTGGCAGCACGCATCATTACCGGATTATTTGGTGGAGTGATTGGTTCTATCTCTATGGCAATTGTTGCAGATCTTTTTCCAATTCAACAACGTGGACGTGTAATGGGTTTTATGCAAATGGGATTTGGTGCTAGTCAGGTATTGGGTATTCCAATCAGTTTGTACCTTTCTAATCATTGGGGTTGGGAAAGTCCATTTTTTATGATTGTTGGAATGGCAACACTTGTGTTAGTTATACTTGTTTTAAAACTACAACCGATCACTGCACATTTGGATGGTAAATCAGAAAACAATGCCTTTCAACATTTGTGGAACACCATCAAAAACCGAAATTATAGAATTGGTTTCTTAACAACAGCTCTGCTTTCCTTAGGAGGATTTATGATGATGCCTTGGGGAAGTGCATTTGCGATAAACAATTTAAAAGTAACCAACGAACAACTTCCCATCTTATTTATGGTTGCAGGTATCGCTACCTTGTTAATTATGCCGATAATTGGAAAAATGAGTGATAAACTCAACAAGATGACCATCTTCACGTTTGCATCCATCTGGATGATTCTTGTAGTTGTGATTTATACCAACATGGGACCAACATCTTTGTGGCTTGTTATTATCGTAAACATCACCATGATGATTGGTATTATGGGACGCATGGTTCCATCCATGGCATTGGTAACAGCTCTTCCCGAAATGCACGACCGTGGTGCATTTATGAGCATCAATTCTTCTCTGCAACAATTGGCTGGTGGCATTGCTTCTATCATTGGCGGATTGATTGTAGTGCAACAAACGAAAACCAGTCCGCTCGAACATTATAACACTTTAGGTTATGTTGTTGTAGTTTTTGCTGTGCTGAACATCTTTATGCTTCAGAGGGTTAGTAAGTTGGCGAAGGTGAAATAA
- a CDS encoding DNA alkylation repair protein, with translation MADALKDMFSKKFYERLAHELNKADKNIHPEKFVKDVTKDMDALSLNQRMRNTSVVLKKHLPDDYKKSIDTLYKVVPEFQRSYTALLFPDFVGQYGHHDFKTSMEALKYFTQFGSSEFAIREFLKRDLDKTLAIMKKWAGDKNHHVRRLASEGSRPRLPWSFNLDAIAKNPNHTLPILDMLKADNELYVKKSVANHLNDFSRINPDWMLKVVNSWDRKNEDTAWIVKHASRSLIKKGDQRSLAVFDYEKSPKVKIENWKIGKLKIKMGESFSFSFDITSEKTKSQKLVIDYAIHYQKKSGELAPKVFKLKDLDLKAKQTVSITKSHRFMDFTTRKHYPGKHAVEILVNGKSYGKKEFVLVK, from the coding sequence ATGGCAGACGCACTCAAAGACATGTTCTCAAAAAAATTCTATGAGCGATTAGCGCATGAATTGAATAAAGCAGACAAAAACATCCATCCTGAAAAATTTGTAAAGGATGTGACAAAAGACATGGACGCTTTGTCTTTAAATCAGCGGATGCGCAACACTTCCGTTGTTTTGAAAAAACATCTTCCGGATGATTATAAAAAATCCATCGATACACTTTATAAAGTTGTTCCTGAATTTCAAAGAAGTTATACTGCTTTGCTTTTTCCTGATTTTGTTGGTCAATATGGTCACCACGACTTTAAAACATCCATGGAAGCCTTAAAATATTTTACCCAATTTGGGTCTTCTGAATTCGCTATTCGTGAATTTTTAAAACGCGACTTAGATAAAACATTAGCCATAATGAAAAAGTGGGCAGGCGACAAAAACCATCATGTAAGACGATTAGCAAGCGAAGGTAGTCGCCCACGATTACCATGGTCGTTCAATCTTGACGCCATTGCTAAAAATCCAAATCATACACTTCCAATTTTGGATATGCTAAAGGCTGATAACGAATTGTATGTAAAAAAATCGGTTGCGAATCATTTAAACGATTTCTCCCGCATCAATCCGGATTGGATGTTAAAGGTGGTGAACTCGTGGGATAGGAAAAATGAGGATACCGCTTGGATTGTAAAGCATGCGAGTCGCTCGTTGATTAAGAAAGGTGATCAACGCTCATTAGCAGTTTTTGATTATGAAAAATCTCCGAAAGTGAAAATTGAAAATTGGAAAATTGGAAAATTGAAGATTAAGATGGGTGAGAGTTTTTCATTTTCATTCGACATAACATCTGAAAAAACTAAATCCCAGAAACTGGTAATTGATTATGCCATTCATTATCAAAAAAAATCCGGGGAGCTGGCTCCGAAAGTATTTAAGTTGAAAGATTTGGATTTAAAAGCAAAGCAGACCGTCTCCATTACTAAATCACATCGTTTTATGGATTTCACCACCCGCAAACATTATCCAGGGAAACATGCCGTTGAAATATTGGTAAATGGGAAGTCGTATGGGAAGAAGGAGTTTGTGTTAGTAAAATAA
- a CDS encoding flippase-like domain-containing protein, producing the protein MKSKAFQVFQYILLLAVGIYLCVLFFNTLDFEGLKAKVANGNFSWFYVVMFVSVMVYVIRTLRWQMLIRSIGYETKFLNAFSALSISYFVSFVVPRLGEVTRCLSVKKQHDIPFMQLLGTVIIERIIDILSLLILLGLTLVLQFDQIMEFVKTNVFHPIYDKIILKIVNGNIVAIVAAVAVLLMAGALFIYFRKYIRERSPKLIVKFVEGLKEGVASVAKLKQKKLFILYTFLIWVCYYLMTYFWFFVFEETSVLTWGACLSILTIGTIGRSVPIQGGGMGAYHFLVTSVVVLYGLSETWGKDLATLIHAGQTFFTFAMGLVGLLIFFVSYWRTK; encoded by the coding sequence GTGAAGTCTAAAGCATTTCAAGTTTTCCAATACATTCTCCTTCTTGCAGTCGGTATCTACCTTTGTGTTCTCTTTTTTAATACCCTTGATTTCGAAGGATTAAAAGCGAAAGTTGCGAATGGAAATTTTTCTTGGTTTTATGTCGTTATGTTTGTTTCTGTTATGGTGTATGTTATTCGTACACTTCGTTGGCAAATGTTAATCCGTTCCATCGGTTATGAAACCAAATTCCTGAATGCATTTTCAGCCTTGTCCATTAGCTATTTTGTAAGTTTTGTTGTTCCACGTTTAGGTGAAGTGACACGCTGTTTGTCGGTTAAGAAACAACATGACATCCCTTTTATGCAGCTACTCGGAACTGTTATCATTGAACGCATTATTGATATCTTAAGTTTACTTATTCTTTTAGGACTAACCCTTGTTTTACAATTCGATCAGATAATGGAGTTTGTAAAAACTAATGTTTTTCATCCGATATATGATAAAATTATTCTGAAAATAGTCAACGGAAACATCGTGGCAATAGTTGCTGCTGTTGCTGTTTTGCTTATGGCTGGAGCATTGTTTATTTACTTTCGAAAATACATTCGTGAACGTTCACCAAAATTGATTGTGAAATTTGTAGAAGGATTGAAGGAAGGAGTTGCTAGTGTCGCAAAATTGAAACAGAAAAAGCTATTTATTCTCTATACATTTCTGATTTGGGTTTGTTATTATCTAATGACCTATTTCTGGTTTTTTGTTTTTGAAGAAACGAGTGTTCTTACTTGGGGAGCCTGTTTATCTATTTTAACGATTGGCACCATAGGTCGCTCTGTTCCGATTCAAGGCGGTGGCATGGGCGCCTATCATTTTTTAGTCACAAGTGTCGTAGTGTTGTATGGCTTATCTGAAACTTGGGGCAAAGACTTAGCAACATTGATTCATGCCGGACAAACATTTTTTACATTTGCGATGGGCTTGGTGGGATTGTTGATTTTCTTTGTTTCTTATTGGAGAACAAAATAA
- a CDS encoding M2 family metallopeptidase, whose product MKKIIFLLSLAVLTCSCGSDTSKSDETANKAIQDSVQLFLNEYNLKYQELSIISNETDWKANTHIVDGDTTNATALNKAQEAYASFTGSKHNIEMATKYLEQKDKLTPIQVKQLKSIMYKAANNPETIQDIVKERIKAETKQNENMFGFDFKIDGKSVSTNDIDAILSHETNMTKRLKAWEASKEVGKGLKTGLVNLRDLRNKTVQGLGYKDYFEYQVSDYGMTTQEMIEMLQKFNKELYPLYRELHTYARYEYAKKYGVKEVPDLLPAQWLPNRWGQDWGSLVDVKGINLDSALKTKDAEWIVKQGERFYVSIGFPELPKSFWEKSDLYPAPKDATYKKNNHASAWHMNYDKDVRCLMSAVPTSEWYETSHHELGHIYYYLSYSNPEVPNLLREGANRAYHEALGSLMGMAAMQKPFMENLNLIPKNSKSDEMQTLLKEALNYVVFIPFSTGTMSMFEHDIYANNLPADQFNKRWWELAAQYQGIAPPTNRGEEFCDAATKTHINNDAAQYYDYALSYVLLFQVHDHISKNILHQDPHATNYYGNKEVGKFIGEMMKPGASADWRQLLKDKTGSELSAKAMLDYFTPLMGYLQEVNKGRKYTLPELK is encoded by the coding sequence ATGAAAAAAATCATATTCCTTTTAAGCCTTGCTGTTCTTACTTGCTCTTGTGGAAGTGACACGTCCAAATCTGATGAAACTGCCAACAAAGCCATTCAGGATAGCGTTCAATTATTCCTGAACGAGTACAACTTGAAATATCAGGAATTGAGCATCATTTCAAATGAAACCGATTGGAAAGCGAATACACATATTGTAGACGGTGATACCACCAACGCAACAGCTTTAAACAAAGCGCAAGAGGCGTATGCATCGTTTACAGGCAGTAAGCACAATATTGAAATGGCTACCAAATACCTGGAGCAAAAGGATAAATTAACCCCTATTCAGGTGAAGCAATTGAAAAGCATCATGTACAAAGCGGCTAATAATCCGGAAACAATTCAGGATATTGTGAAAGAACGTATTAAAGCGGAAACCAAACAAAATGAAAATATGTTTGGCTTTGATTTTAAAATTGATGGAAAATCTGTTTCTACAAATGATATTGATGCTATCTTATCCCATGAAACCAACATGACTAAGCGCCTTAAAGCTTGGGAAGCAAGTAAAGAAGTTGGTAAAGGTTTAAAAACCGGATTGGTAAACTTACGCGATTTGCGCAACAAAACAGTTCAAGGCTTAGGGTATAAAGACTATTTCGAATATCAAGTTTCAGACTATGGCATGACCACGCAAGAAATGATTGAGATGTTGCAAAAATTTAATAAGGAATTGTATCCGCTTTACAGAGAATTACATACTTACGCGCGTTACGAATACGCTAAAAAATATGGGGTAAAAGAAGTACCGGATTTATTGCCTGCACAATGGTTGCCGAATCGTTGGGGACAAGATTGGGGAAGTTTAGTGGATGTAAAAGGAATTAACTTGGACAGTGCATTAAAAACAAAAGACGCTGAATGGATTGTGAAACAAGGTGAACGTTTTTATGTAAGTATAGGTTTCCCTGAATTACCGAAATCCTTCTGGGAAAAATCAGACCTCTACCCTGCTCCGAAAGATGCAACGTACAAGAAGAACAATCATGCTTCAGCTTGGCACATGAATTACGACAAAGATGTTCGTTGCTTGATGAGTGCTGTACCAACAAGTGAATGGTATGAGACTTCACATCACGAATTAGGTCATATCTATTACTATTTATCATATAGCAATCCTGAAGTGCCGAACTTATTGCGTGAAGGAGCAAACCGAGCTTACCACGAAGCGTTGGGAAGTTTAATGGGAATGGCAGCGATGCAAAAACCATTTATGGAAAACTTAAATTTGATTCCTAAAAATTCAAAATCAGATGAGATGCAAACACTTCTAAAAGAAGCATTGAACTACGTTGTGTTTATTCCATTCAGCACCGGAACAATGAGTATGTTCGAACATGATATTTACGCAAATAACTTGCCTGCCGATCAATTTAACAAACGTTGGTGGGAATTAGCAGCACAGTATCAAGGAATTGCTCCTCCAACAAACCGCGGAGAAGAATTTTGTGATGCAGCAACAAAAACGCATATTAACAATGATGCTGCACAGTATTATGATTATGCATTATCGTATGTATTATTATTCCAAGTGCATGATCATATTTCAAAAAACATTTTACACCAAGATCCACATGCCACCAACTATTATGGCAACAAAGAAGTTGGAAAATTTATCGGAGAAATGATGAAACCGGGTGCAAGTGCAGATTGGAGACAATTGTTAAAAGATAAAACAGGAAGTGAATTGAGTGCGAAAGCAATGTTGGATTACTTCACTCCTTTGATGGGATACTTGCAAGAAGTAAATAAAGGAAGAAAATATACGTTGCCGGAGTTAAAGTAA
- a CDS encoding glycosyltransferase encodes MSTQKQKAIIVGPAFPLRGGIANFNEALCRAMNADGIDTKIVSFSLQYPNFLFPGKTQFDKGKGPQDIRIVTKINSINPFNWFAVAKYIKRQKPDFVVFRFWLPFMGPCLGTIAGLVKRGTTIKVIAITDNVIPHEKRFGDRLFTKYFIKRCDGFIAMSQSVLNDLKEFTSTDKKAFLPHPIYDIFGEKVSKTEALNKLQLNPKDKHLLFFGFIRKYKGLDLLLEAMADERVKKLDVKLIVAGEYYEDSAPFNEIIRKNSLEQNVILKTEYIHSDDVRYYFCAADMVAQPYRTATQSGVTQIAYHYERPMLVTNVGGLPEIVPHNKVGYITEISAHSIANAIVDFYSNNREQEFTENTVIEKKRFLWSSFVDGLVDLFKTL; translated from the coding sequence ATGTCAACTCAGAAGCAAAAAGCAATCATTGTCGGACCCGCATTTCCATTGCGAGGCGGGATTGCGAATTTTAATGAAGCATTATGTAGGGCAATGAATGCAGATGGGATTGATACCAAAATTGTTTCTTTTTCCTTACAATACCCCAATTTTTTATTTCCAGGGAAAACCCAATTTGATAAAGGAAAAGGACCACAAGACATCAGGATTGTTACAAAAATTAATTCAATCAATCCCTTTAATTGGTTTGCTGTTGCAAAGTATATAAAGCGACAAAAACCGGACTTCGTTGTTTTTAGATTTTGGCTTCCATTTATGGGACCTTGCCTGGGAACTATTGCCGGACTTGTAAAAAGAGGAACTACAATTAAAGTGATCGCAATCACTGACAATGTAATTCCCCATGAAAAACGTTTTGGTGATCGTTTGTTTACAAAGTATTTTATCAAACGATGTGATGGCTTTATTGCGATGTCACAATCTGTATTGAATGACTTAAAGGAATTTACATCTACTGATAAAAAAGCCTTTTTGCCACATCCCATTTATGATATTTTTGGAGAAAAAGTGAGCAAGACGGAGGCTTTGAACAAGTTGCAGTTGAATCCAAAGGATAAGCATTTGTTATTTTTTGGTTTTATCAGAAAATACAAAGGATTGGACTTGTTATTAGAGGCGATGGCGGACGAACGTGTGAAGAAGTTGGATGTTAAACTGATTGTTGCCGGGGAATATTATGAAGACTCGGCTCCTTTCAATGAAATTATTCGTAAAAATAGCTTAGAGCAGAATGTCATTCTGAAAACGGAGTACATCCATTCGGATGATGTACGTTACTATTTTTGTGCTGCTGATATGGTGGCACAACCTTATCGTACCGCTACTCAAAGTGGTGTAACTCAAATTGCATATCATTATGAACGCCCTATGTTGGTTACCAATGTGGGCGGGTTACCAGAAATTGTTCCGCACAATAAAGTCGGTTACATTACCGAAATATCCGCACATTCTATTGCAAATGCCATCGTAGATTTTTATTCTAATAACCGAGAACAAGAATTTACCGAAAATACCGTTATAGAAAAGAAACGTTTCTTGTGGAGCAGTTTTGTGGATGGATTGGTTGATTTATTCAAGACTTTATAG
- a CDS encoding toxin-antitoxin system YwqK family antitoxin, with amino-acid sequence MKKSFLIVIGMLFSTLIWAQTAPNLTDASGKKQGHWIKYDEDKKKIYEGNFVNNIPVGTFTYYYDTGTPWSISVFSQNGKVARAKMFDAGGKLTGEGKYVNEKKDSVWKFYDQDGKLLSDEVYLNGVKNGVAKVYYTNGQVSEERLWKNGVQEGPCKKYFESGQLKYSGAYTNNKVTGKVTYYYASGKIDAEGMYVNDLKNGPWKYYKEDGTLLRTDTYQFGKMTETTDKNKNRDVITKEQQEEEKRKSQQFELKDPYSNDYRGEY; translated from the coding sequence ATGAAAAAATCGTTTTTAATTGTGATAGGGATGCTCTTTTCAACCCTTATCTGGGCTCAAACGGCTCCCAATCTGACGGATGCATCCGGTAAAAAGCAAGGGCATTGGATTAAGTATGATGAAGACAAAAAGAAAATTTACGAAGGAAATTTCGTAAACAATATACCTGTTGGAACGTTTACTTATTATTACGATACTGGAACACCTTGGTCGATTTCAGTTTTTTCTCAGAATGGAAAAGTGGCTCGTGCAAAAATGTTTGACGCAGGAGGAAAGCTTACCGGAGAAGGAAAATATGTAAATGAGAAAAAAGACAGCGTATGGAAGTTTTATGATCAAGATGGAAAATTGTTGTCGGATGAAGTGTATCTCAATGGTGTAAAAAATGGTGTTGCGAAAGTGTATTATACAAACGGTCAAGTTTCAGAAGAACGTTTATGGAAGAATGGTGTTCAGGAAGGACCTTGCAAAAAATACTTTGAAAGTGGCCAATTAAAATATTCTGGTGCATACACCAATAATAAAGTTACAGGAAAAGTAACCTATTACTATGCTTCAGGCAAAATTGACGCGGAAGGGATGTATGTAAATGATTTAAAAAATGGTCCATGGAAATATTATAAAGAGGATGGAACATTGCTTCGTACAGATACCTACCAGTTTGGTAAAATGACTGAAACAACAGACAAAAATAAGAATAGAGATGTGATTACAAAGGAGCAACAAGAGGAAGAGAAAAGAAAATCACAACAGTTTGAATTGAAAGATCCCTATTCAAATGATTATCGAGGGGAATATTAA
- the mnmA gene encoding tRNA 2-thiouridine(34) synthase MnmA, with protein MSKKGKVLLAMSGGIDSSIAALLLHEQGYEVVGITMKTWDYASSGGSSKETGCCSLDSINDARMLAVNLGFPHFILDIRQEFGNYIIDNFVEEYIAGRTPNPCVLCNTHIKWEALLKRADMLGCEFIATGHYARIREENNRFVVSRGLDTNKDQSYVLWGLTQESLKRTIFPLQDFRKSEIKQMAIDNGYVDLANKSESYEICFVPDNDYRGFLKRKVDGLEERVAGGNFVDRTGRILGKHKGYPFYTIGQRKGLEIAVGEPLHVLEIVPETNTVILGTKEDLEQQQMIVGKYNLIKYASIPDSSEFLTKIRYKDAGSMASVSQENDKLKVLFHNPVSAVAPGQSAVFYEGEDLVGGGIIERQKPLF; from the coding sequence ATGAGTAAAAAAGGAAAAGTATTATTGGCAATGAGCGGTGGAATTGATAGTTCCATCGCTGCTTTGTTATTACACGAACAAGGATACGAAGTGGTTGGGATTACCATGAAAACATGGGATTATGCCTCCTCAGGAGGATCAAGTAAAGAAACAGGTTGTTGTAGTCTGGATTCCATTAACGATGCTCGCATGTTGGCTGTGAATCTGGGTTTTCCACATTTTATATTAGACATTCGTCAAGAATTCGGGAACTACATCATCGACAATTTTGTGGAGGAATATATTGCAGGACGAACACCTAACCCTTGTGTATTGTGCAATACACACATCAAATGGGAAGCCTTGCTAAAACGTGCTGATATGTTAGGTTGCGAGTTTATTGCAACCGGTCATTATGCACGTATCCGTGAAGAAAATAATCGGTTTGTAGTTTCTAGAGGATTGGATACCAATAAAGATCAATCGTATGTTCTTTGGGGATTAACGCAAGAAAGCCTAAAGCGCACTATTTTCCCTTTGCAGGATTTCCGTAAATCAGAAATTAAGCAAATGGCAATCGACAATGGATATGTTGATTTAGCGAATAAAAGTGAAAGTTATGAAATCTGCTTTGTACCGGATAACGACTACCGCGGGTTTCTAAAACGAAAAGTAGATGGTTTAGAAGAACGGGTTGCCGGTGGGAATTTTGTTGACAGAACAGGACGCATTTTAGGGAAACACAAAGGGTATCCATTTTATACAATTGGTCAGCGCAAAGGATTAGAAATTGCTGTAGGAGAGCCATTGCATGTATTGGAAATTGTTCCGGAAACAAATACGGTTATTTTGGGAACAAAGGAAGATCTTGAACAACAACAGATGATTGTTGGGAAATACAATTTGATTAAATACGCAAGTATTCCTGATAGTTCCGAGTTCTTAACTAAAATCAGATACAAAGATGCAGGTTCCATGGCTTCCGTATCTCAAGAAAACGATAAGCTGAAGGTATTGTTCCATAATCCTGTTTCTGCTGTGGCACCTGGACAATCAGCGGTATTTTATGAAGGCGAAGATTTAGTTGGAGGCGGGATTATTGAGCGTCAGAAACCACTGTTTTGA